Part of the Nocardioides perillae genome is shown below.
GCGAGCCCTCGAGCGCGCGCGGCTCGATCTGGCTGCGGCGCGCGGAGATGAGGGCGAACTCGGCGCCGACGAAGAAGGCGTTGAGGCCGAGCAGGACGACGGCCAGGACGACCGCGGCGGTGTCGCTCACCGGTCCGCCTCCCCTGCTCGACCGGCAGCCCCGGCCCCGGCGCGCGCGGCCGGCGCCTCCTCGGGGCCGTGCACGCGCAGCGTCAGCCGGTCCACCCGCAGGCCGTCCATCCGCTCCACCGTGAGGACCGCGAGGCGCTCGCGGGGCTCGTCGGGGTCGCTGCGGTCGGGCACGGACACCTCGGCGAGGTCGCCCGGGGTCGGCACGCGGCCGAGCTGGCGCACGACGAGGCCCGCGACGGTGTCGTAGTCCTCGTGGGTCGGCAGCTCGACGCCGGTGGCGTCCTCCACCTCGTCGGGGCGCAGCAGGCCCGAGAGCGACCAGGACCCGTCGCGGCGCGCCTGCACCCGGGCCCCGAGGCGGTCGTGCTCGTCGGCGATGTCGCCCACGATCTCCTCCACCACGTCCTCGAGCGTGACGATGCCGGCGTGCCCGCCGTACTCGTCGAGCACGACGGCCATCTGGAAGCCGTCCTCGCGCAGCAGCGCGAGCAGCGGGTCGAGCCGCAGCGAGTCGGGCACGACGATCGGGCGGACCATCACGTGCTTGACCCGGGTGGTGGCCCGCTCGTGCACCGGCAGCGCGACGGCGTGCTTGACGTGGACCGTGCCGACGACCGCGTCCTCGGCGTCGAGCACCGGGAAGCGGGAGTGCCCGGTCGCGCGGGCCGCCTCGATCACGGCCTCGACGCGGTCGGAGGCCTCGATCGTCGTGGTGCGCACGCGCGGCGTCATGATCTCGCCGGCGGTGCGGGTCGCGAACTCCACCGAGCGCTCCATCAGCTCGGCGGTGTCGGCGTCGAGCGTGCCCTGGTCGGCCGAGCGCGAGATGAGGGAGGCCAGCTCCTGGCTGGAGCGCGCCGAGCGCAGCTCCTCCTGCGGCTCCAGGCCGAGGCGGCGCACGAGCGCGTTGGCCGAGCCGTT
Proteins encoded:
- a CDS encoding hemolysin family protein, coding for MTPWILLGVSLLLVAACGVFVAAEFSLVAVDRATVERAAAEGDAGAAGVQQALRTLSTQLSGAQVGITVTNLAIGFLAEPAIATIVRGPMLATGLPESTVTPVALATGLALGTALTMIFGELVPKNLAIARPLETARATQRLQRGFTAAIALPIRGLNGSANALVRRLGLEPQEELRSARSSQELASLISRSADQGTLDADTAELMERSVEFATRTAGEIMTPRVRTTTIEASDRVEAVIEAARATGHSRFPVLDAEDAVVGTVHVKHAVALPVHERATTRVKHVMVRPIVVPDSLRLDPLLALLREDGFQMAVVLDEYGGHAGIVTLEDVVEEIVGDIADEHDRLGARVQARRDGSWSLSGLLRPDEVEDATGVELPTHEDYDTVAGLVVRQLGRVPTPGDLAEVSVPDRSDPDEPRERLAVLTVERMDGLRVDRLTLRVHGPEEAPAARAGAGAAGRAGEADR